One Candidatus Poribacteria bacterium genomic window carries:
- a CDS encoding DUF2089 domain-containing protein: MRPELAHCPSCGGEIITTRYSCPACDIHVEGRFARNRFTRLTPEAQDFLFVFVKNRGNIREVERELGISYPTVRNRLNAVIAELGITDRDEWSPEEIAAERLDILRELDEGKLSTAEAEELLNTLNELNRKQGGRQK, encoded by the coding sequence ATGCGACCCGAACTAGCCCATTGCCCGTCTTGCGGCGGCGAAATCATCACCACCCGTTACTCCTGCCCGGCGTGCGACATTCACGTCGAGGGTCGGTTCGCGCGGAATCGGTTCACTCGACTGACCCCCGAAGCGCAGGACTTCCTCTTCGTGTTCGTGAAGAACCGGGGGAATATCCGGGAGGTGGAACGGGAACTCGGCATCTCGTACCCCACGGTGAGGAACCGTCTGAACGCTGTCATCGCGGAGTTGGGTATCACGGACCGCGACGAATGGTCGCCCGAGGAGATCGCCGCCGAACGGCTCGATATCCTGCGAGAGCTCGACGAGGGCAAGCTGTCGACGGCTGAAGCGGAGGAATTGCTCAACACGCTGAACGAGCTGAATCGGAAGCAGGGAGGGCGACAGAAATGA
- a CDS encoding phosphodiester glycosidase family protein has product MTRSERIMTNSRRATRAFVAVAVFMASVVFADAPALVRKEQITPGVWYREYASNAEPLAIQVLEVERAAPGIAVEVWLARGMVAGLETLPDAVTRLSADGRDVIGAVNGDFFVREDGALPGDLAGLCVVDGELVSTPNRRAVLAFDGYGSPSIERFAFTGTATTADGASMPIVGVNQPCPDDGLVLVTDRMGEAVGEKHWASMLVLPSDVRIGLGLSVETFASGGAFIDCPTPALPGTVALVGKGTGERFLRAIGAGAAVRVAWSVSPSNDWAYAVGGGPRLLRNGAITVEQEAEAEGLSAVFLETLHPRTAVGFDPDRLYFVTVDGRQPGYSIGIGLRDLAAFLRDIGASEAINLDGGGSTTMWAGGDMRNRPSDGSTRSIANGLVIHRIRESAQPD; this is encoded by the coding sequence ATGACCCGATCGGAGCGCATCATGACGAACTCTCGTCGCGCAACGCGTGCCTTCGTCGCCGTCGCCGTGTTCATGGCGTCCGTGGTCTTCGCGGACGCACCGGCTCTGGTCCGCAAGGAGCAGATTACTCCGGGCGTCTGGTATCGCGAATACGCTAGCAACGCGGAGCCGCTGGCGATTCAGGTGCTCGAAGTCGAGCGCGCCGCGCCGGGCATCGCCGTCGAGGTCTGGCTGGCGCGCGGGATGGTCGCCGGACTCGAAACGCTTCCGGACGCGGTTACCCGACTGTCGGCTGACGGTCGTGACGTCATCGGAGCCGTCAATGGCGACTTCTTCGTGCGCGAGGACGGCGCGCTGCCTGGGGACCTCGCCGGGCTGTGCGTTGTCGATGGGGAACTGGTCAGCACGCCGAACCGGCGAGCCGTCTTGGCGTTCGACGGGTACGGGAGCCCGTCCATCGAGCGCTTCGCGTTCACGGGAACCGCGACGACGGCGGACGGGGCGTCGATGCCCATTGTGGGCGTCAATCAGCCGTGTCCCGACGATGGGCTCGTGCTCGTGACGGATCGCATGGGCGAAGCGGTCGGCGAAAAGCACTGGGCGTCGATGCTGGTTCTGCCCTCTGATGTGCGCATCGGACTCGGCTTGTCAGTCGAGACGTTCGCCTCGGGGGGCGCGTTCATCGACTGTCCGACCCCGGCGCTCCCTGGAACCGTGGCGCTCGTCGGGAAGGGCACTGGCGAAAGGTTCCTCAGAGCCATTGGTGCCGGGGCAGCGGTGCGGGTCGCATGGTCGGTTTCGCCGAGCAACGACTGGGCGTACGCGGTCGGCGGCGGACCCCGTCTGCTGCGGAACGGCGCGATCACGGTCGAGCAAGAAGCCGAAGCCGAAGGGCTTTCGGCGGTGTTCCTGGAGACTCTCCATCCGCGTACGGCAGTCGGGTTCGACCCGGATCGCCTCTACTTCGTGACCGTCGACGGACGCCAGCCGGGCTATAGCATCGGAATCGGTCTACGCGACCTGGCGGCGTTCCTGCGAGACATCGGGGCGTCGGAGGCGATCAACCTCGACGGCGGCGGATCGACGACGATGTGGGCGGGAGGCGATATGCGCAATCGTCCGTCGGACGGCTCGACACGGTCCATCGCGAACGGACTCGTCATCCATCGCATCCGCGAATCCGCCCAACCAGACTGA